The genomic window TGTCGTCGTTGTTTTCTTTGTGGTTGTAGTTGTTTTTTTCGTCGTTGTTGCTGGAGCTGTGTTTACAATTTTCTGCTGCACATACGGTTTATACAAACCATCTTTTTCCGCTCTTTTCTTAGCATCATCGGCTCTTTTCTGAGAATCAGGATGTGAGCTCATCATTTGATCAATAAATGAAGCTTGTGAACCTTCGCTCATTTTTGCCAAAATTCTAAAAGCAGATTCTTCAGCATTTACATTGTAACCGTTTTTCTTCATGAAATTATAAGCAAATAAATCTGCTTCCGATTCTTGTTTGCGGCTATATTTACTATCGATGATAGCACTTCCAATTTTTCCGAGCTGGCTATCTGTAACTGTTGCCACTGTTGCCGATTGAGAGGCAGCACCATCCATTAATGCTTCTTTTTGATAAGCTGCACGAATAGCATCTCTAGAATCGTTGTTTGCTACGTGTCCGATCTCATGTCCGATTACGGCGATTAATTCGTTGTCATCCATGATATCCATTAACCCTGAATACACACGCACGCT from Flavobacterium sp. KACC 22763 includes these protein-coding regions:
- a CDS encoding M48 family metalloprotease produces the protein MKKKFIIVGLLFTAFGLTKMTAQINFGDKAIGAVQKGVTGFTFSNADAAKLSKEAVDKLDAEHEIAGPTDGYAIRLNRVFGKHAAGDGFTLNYKVYKLKEVNAFATADGSVRVYSGLMDIMDDNELIAVIGHEIGHVANNDSRDAIRAAYQKEALMDGAASQSATVATVTDSQLGKIGSAIIDSKYSRKQESEADLFAYNFMKKNGYNVNAEESAFRILAKMSEGSQASFIDQMMSSHPDSQKRADDAKKRAEKDGLYKPYVQQKIVNTAPATTTKKTTTTTKKTTTTKKK